In the Campylobacter showae genome, one interval contains:
- the sodB gene encoding superoxide dismutase [Fe]: MFELRKLPFDPKANAVVSEETCSYHHGKHHQTYVNNLNNLIKGTEFEGASLFDILVKSSGGVFNNAAQVYNHDFYWDCIAKKSQMSDELKSRLEKDIPNFKEEFLKAATTLFGSGWAWLVYNPKEDKLQIVQTSNAQTPVTDGLVPLLVADVWEHAYYVDHRNARPAYLEKLFENINWDFVSSAYEWALKEGLNSVKFYITELHGGAKSCCGCGCH, encoded by the coding sequence TAGCGAGGAAACCTGTAGCTACCACCACGGCAAGCACCACCAAACCTATGTCAATAACCTAAATAATTTGATAAAAGGTACGGAGTTTGAGGGTGCTAGCCTCTTTGATATCTTGGTAAAAAGCTCCGGCGGCGTGTTTAACAACGCGGCTCAGGTTTATAACCACGACTTTTACTGGGATTGCATTGCGAAAAAAAGCCAAATGAGCGACGAGCTAAAATCGCGCCTAGAAAAAGATATTCCAAATTTTAAAGAGGAGTTTTTAAAGGCTGCGACTACGCTTTTTGGCTCCGGCTGGGCATGGCTAGTTTACAATCCAAAAGAGGACAAACTACAAATCGTACAAACAAGCAACGCGCAAACTCCGGTAACTGACGGCCTTGTGCCGCTTCTAGTCGCGGACGTTTGGGAGCACGCATACTACGTCGATCACAGAAACGCGCGCCCTGCGTATTTGGAGAAATTGTTTGAAAATATCAACTGGGACTTCGTCTCGAGCGCTTACGAGTGGGCGTTAAAAGAGGGTCTTAATTCGGTTAAATTTTACATTACCGAGCTTCACGGCGGCGCTAAATCTTGCTGCGGTTGCGGCTGCCATTAA